A stretch of DNA from Alicyclobacillus acidocaldarius subsp. acidocaldarius Tc-4-1:
GCTCACGGTGAAACTGTTGCGCAAGGCGGCCGATCTCGGCCTTTTGTCCGCTGAAGTGCCAGAGACATACGGGGGACTCGGCCTTGACAAGGTGAGCGCGACGCTCATCAACGAGCACGTGTCGCGCGGCGGATCGTTCGGCCTTTCGTTCGGCGCGCACACCGGCATTGGCACGCTCCCGATTGTCTACTTCGGCAACGAGGAGCAGAAGAAGAAGTACCTGCCGAAGCTCGCGACCGGTGAGTGGATTGGCGCGTACTGCCTCACGGAGCCCTCGTCTGGCTCGGACGCGTTGGGCGCCAAGACGACGGCGAAGCTGTCGGAAGACGGGAAGTACTACATCCTGAATGGCACGAAGCAGTTCATCACCAACGCGGGTTTCGCAGACGTGTTTGTGGTGTACGCCAAAGTTGATGGCCAGCACTTCAGCGCCTTCATCGTGGAGCGGACCATGCCTGGCGTGAGCTTGGGACCCGAGGAGCAGAAGATGGGTATCAAGGGATCGTCCACGCGCCAGGTCATCCTGGAAGACGTGAAGGTGCCCGTAGAGAACCTCTTGTTTGAGGTGGGGAAGGGGCACCAAATCGCGTTTAACATTCTCAACATCGGCCGCTTCAAGCTGGGCGCGGGTGCCCTCGGCGGGTCGAAGATTGCCCTTGAGACGTCGGCGAAGTACGCGAACGAGCGCAAGCAATTCGGGAAGAAGTTGTCCGAATTTCCGCTGATTCAGCGCAAGCTGGCGCGGATGAATACGCAGATTTACGCGCTGGAGAGCGTCGTATACCGCACCGCCGGACTACTTGACGCCATCCTCGAGACGGTGGACGTGACCAAGCCCGATGCCGGCGTTCAGTCGGCCAAGGCTATCGCGGAGTACGCCATCGAGTGCTCCATCAACAAGGTCTTCGGGTCGGAGGTTTTGGACTACGTCGTGGACGAGGCTGTCCAGATTCACGGCGGCTACGGCTTCATCAAAGAATACGGCGTCGAGCAGATGTATCGGGATTCGCGCATCAACCGGATTTTCGAGGGCACCAACGAGATCAACCGGATGCTCATCCCCGGCACGATGCTGCGGCGCGCGATGAAGGGCGAATTGCCGCTGTTCCAGAAGGCGCAGGCGCTGCAGGCGGAGCTCATGCAGATGGTCCCGGGCCTGACGCCGCCCGAGGGCGTGTTGGCCGAAGAGAAGCAGCTCATCGAGAACATGAAGAAGGTCTTCCTCATGGTGGGTGGCCTGGCTGCGCAGGCTCTGCAGGCGCGCGTAAACGACGAACAGGAGATTCTGGCGAATCTGGCGGACGTCGCGATTCTGGCGTTCGCGGCGGAGAGTGCATACCTGCGGGCCATGCAGCAGGTGGAGTCGGCGGGCGAGGCGCAGGCCGCACTGAAGATCGCCATGACGCGCGCGTTTGTGCAGGACGCCGTGGCGAAGGTGGAACAGGCGGCGAAGGAGAGCTTGGCGCACGTGAGCCAGGGAGATGCGCTGAAGATGCAGTTGTCCATCCTGAAGCGGCTGACGCGCCGTTCCGAGGTCGACGTGATCGCGCTGGATCGCGAGATCGCCAAGCGCGTGGTGGAAGCCGAAGGGTACGTGTGCTGAACGATAGCCGCGAAGGGAAGGTGACCCTAGATGGAGAGGCCGTGGTTGAAGCATTATCCGCCGGAGGTGCCGAGCACCTACGAGTATCCGCGCGAGAACCTGGCATCGTTTTTGTTGCACTCGGCGGAGGCTTATCCGAATCGGCCTGCCCTGTGGTTCTTCGGGTATAAGATGACCTACCGCGAGCTCTTGGACGCCTGCTGTCGCTTTGCCAACGCGATGCGAGCGATTCCCCTGAACAAGGGGGATCGCCTCGCCATCATGTTGCCGAACTGCCCGCAGGCCGTCATCGCATATTATGGAGCGCTCTTGGCGGGCCTGACGGTGGTCCAGCACAACCCCATGTATACCCCGCGCGAGTTGAAGCATCAGTTGGAGGATTGCGGTGCCCGGGTGTTGGTGACGCTCGATGAGCTGTGGCCAAGGGTGGAGGCAGTGGAAGGCGAGCTGCCGGTCGAGTATTACGTGGTGACGTCCATTCGAGACTATCTGCCACCCTTGAAATCGCTTTTGTATCCCTTGCAGATGAGCCGTCAGGGGGGCGTGCCAAAGGTGCCATATGGCCCGCGCGTGCTGGCGTGGAAGCACTGCCTCGCGAGCGCGTCGGCCGACTTGCCGAAGATCGAGATGGATCCAATGGAGGATATCGCCCTCATCCAGTACACCGGCGGCACCACGGGCGTTCCGAAGGGCGCGATGCTGACGCATTACAACCTCGTGGCCAACGCGATTCAAAGCGCACTCTGGACGTACAAGTTGCAACGAGGCAAAGAACGGTATCTCGCCGTGCTGCCCTTCTTCCATGTATTCGGAATGACCGTACTTATGAACCAGTCCATATACACGGGCGGAATGTTGATTCTTGTCCCACGCTTTCAAGCGGAGCAGGTGTTGAAGCTCATTCACGAGTTCAAGCCGACCGTCTTTCCGGGCACGCCGACCATGTACATCGCGCTGATGAATCATCCGAATCGATCTCGCTACGATCTTTCGTCCGTCGAAGTTTGCGTGAGCGGCGCGGCGCCACTTCCGCACGAGGTTCAGGATCAGTGGGAAAAGCTCACGGGCGGCAAGCTCGTCGAAGGCTACGGCTTGACCGAAGCGTCGCCCATCACGCACGCAAACAACTTCTGGGCCGAGCGCAAGCCCGGTTCCATCGGCATCCCTTTTCCGGACACGGATGCGCAGGTGGTCGATCCCGACGGAAACCCGCTCCCTGTCGGCGAAATTGGCGAACTCGCGGTGCGGGGCCCGCAGGTGATGAAGGGCTATTGGAATCGCCCGGATGAAACCGCTTCGGTGCTGCGAAACGGGTGGCTGTTCACCGGAGACCTTGCGAAGATGGACGAGGACGGATATTTCTATATTGTCGATCGCAAGAAGGACATCATCATCGCGGGCGGCTACAACATCTACCCCCGCGAGGTCGAAGAGGTTTTGTACGAACATCCCGCCGTCGCGGAGGCGGCTGTGGTCGGTGTGGAAGATCCGTATCGCGGCCAGACGGTGAAGGCGTTTATCCAGCTGAAACCGGGCATGCAGGTCACGGAACAGGAGCTCGACGACTGGTGCCGGGCCAATTTGGCCGCATACAAAGTCCCGCGGGCATACGA
This window harbors:
- a CDS encoding acyl-CoA dehydrogenase family protein yields the protein MENKTIVKGGAFIIEELEPSAVVTPEGFTEEQKMIAETTKNFIESEVVPHHEEIESLNYELTVKLLRKAADLGLLSAEVPETYGGLGLDKVSATLINEHVSRGGSFGLSFGAHTGIGTLPIVYFGNEEQKKKYLPKLATGEWIGAYCLTEPSSGSDALGAKTTAKLSEDGKYYILNGTKQFITNAGFADVFVVYAKVDGQHFSAFIVERTMPGVSLGPEEQKMGIKGSSTRQVILEDVKVPVENLLFEVGKGHQIAFNILNIGRFKLGAGALGGSKIALETSAKYANERKQFGKKLSEFPLIQRKLARMNTQIYALESVVYRTAGLLDAILETVDVTKPDAGVQSAKAIAEYAIECSINKVFGSEVLDYVVDEAVQIHGGYGFIKEYGVEQMYRDSRINRIFEGTNEINRMLIPGTMLRRAMKGELPLFQKAQALQAELMQMVPGLTPPEGVLAEEKQLIENMKKVFLMVGGLAAQALQARVNDEQEILANLADVAILAFAAESAYLRAMQQVESAGEAQAALKIAMTRAFVQDAVAKVEQAAKESLAHVSQGDALKMQLSILKRLTRRSEVDVIALDREIAKRVVEAEGYVC
- a CDS encoding long-chain-fatty-acid--CoA ligase gives rise to the protein MERPWLKHYPPEVPSTYEYPRENLASFLLHSAEAYPNRPALWFFGYKMTYRELLDACCRFANAMRAIPLNKGDRLAIMLPNCPQAVIAYYGALLAGLTVVQHNPMYTPRELKHQLEDCGARVLVTLDELWPRVEAVEGELPVEYYVVTSIRDYLPPLKSLLYPLQMSRQGGVPKVPYGPRVLAWKHCLASASADLPKIEMDPMEDIALIQYTGGTTGVPKGAMLTHYNLVANAIQSALWTYKLQRGKERYLAVLPFFHVFGMTVLMNQSIYTGGMLILVPRFQAEQVLKLIHEFKPTVFPGTPTMYIALMNHPNRSRYDLSSVEVCVSGAAPLPHEVQDQWEKLTGGKLVEGYGLTEASPITHANNFWAERKPGSIGIPFPDTDAQVVDPDGNPLPVGEIGELAVRGPQVMKGYWNRPDETASVLRNGWLFTGDLAKMDEDGYFYIVDRKKDIIIAGGYNIYPREVEEVLYEHPAVAEAAVVGVEDPYRGQTVKAFIQLKPGMQVTEQELDDWCRANLAAYKVPRAYEFRDSLPKSAVGKILRRALTEETTRQA